Proteins encoded together in one Cicer arietinum cultivar CDC Frontier isolate Library 1 chromosome 4, Cicar.CDCFrontier_v2.0, whole genome shotgun sequence window:
- the LOC101503619 gene encoding importin beta-like SAD2 gives MGDQNLHLSVILQCTLSPIPDQRKAAELKLDEIQYSPHHLPSLLHIILDSSNSDIALRQVAAIHFKNFISKNWSPSPSVDSQQPQPHLISIADKEFVRNHILLSLHQLPPLLRVQLGECLRTILNSDYPDQCPNLIDWVKQSLQDQQLYSALFVLRILSVKYEFKADDDRNPAYHIVKETFPHLLNIFNTLVHIPNPSLEVADLIKLICKIFWSSIYLEIPKILFDQNVFNAWMVLFLNVLERPVPLEGQPVDPDLRKSWGWWKVKKWTIHILNRLYTRFGDLKLRNPENKAFAQMFRKHYAGKILDCHLNLLNVIRVGGYLPDRVINLLLQYLSNSVSKNSMYTVLKPRLDVLLFEIVFPLMCFNDNDQKLWDEDPHEYVRKGYDIIEDLYSPRTASMDFVSELVRKRGKDNFHKFIQFIVEIFKRYDEAPVEYKSYRQKDGALLAIGTLCDKLKQTEPYKSELERMVVQHVFPEFGSPVGHLRAKAAWVTGQYANISFSDQNNFRKALQCVVCGMRDPELPVRIDSVFALRSFIEACKDLNEIRSMLPQLLDEFFKLMNEVENEDLVFTLETIVDKFGEEIAPYALGLCQNLAAAFWRCMNTADADDEADEPGSMAAVGCLRAISTILESVSSLPQLFIQIEPTLLPIMRTMLTTDGQEVFEEILEIVSYMTFFSPTISLDMWSLWPLMMEALADWAIDFFPNIMVPLDNYISRGTSHFITCKEPDYQQSLWNMISSIMADKNMEDRDIEPAPKLIEIVFLNCRGLVDHWVEPYLRITVERLHRTGKSYLKCLLMQVIADGLYYNAALTLSILQKLGVASEIFNLWFHMLQEVKKSGVRANFKREHDKKVCCLGLTSLLILPADQLPVEALGRVFRATLDLLVAYKDQVAEAAKEDKDDYNDDDDDDDDMDGFLTDEEDEDDSGSDREMGAEAEDGDEAHSSNLRTLTDQARSFRPDDEDDDESDDDFSDDEELLSPIDEVDPFVFFVDTMKVMQSSDPMRFQNLTQTLEFSYQALANGVAQHADLRRGEIEKEKLEKSSAATDS, from the exons ATGGGTGATCAAAATCTTCATCTCAGTGTTATACTTCAATGTACTCTCAGTCCCATTCCCGATCAACGCAAGGCTGCTGAGCTTAAATTAGATGAGATCCAGTATTCCCCTCACCATCTTCCTTCTCTCCTCCATATTATTCTCGACTCCTCTAATTCCGATATTGCCCTCAGACAAGTTGCCGCCATTCACttcaaaaacttcatttctaAGAATTGGTCTCCATCACCTTCCGTTGATTCCCAACAACCACAACCACATCTCATCTCCATCGCCGATAAAGAATTTGTCAGGAATCACATCCTCCTCTCTCTACATCAACTTCCTCCTCTCTTGAG GGTTCAACTTGGTGAGTGCCTCCGAACGATTCTAAATTCTGATTATCCAGACCAATGTCCCAATCTTATTGATTGGGTCAAGCAGAGTTTACAGGATCAACAACTCTACTCTGCCTTATTCGTTCTCCGTATTCTTTCTGTTAAATATGAGTTCAAAGCAGACGACGACAGGAATCCTGCCTATCACATTGTTAAGGAGACTTTTCCTCACCTTCTCAATATTTTCAACACCCTTGTCCACATTCCTAATCCATCCCTTGAAGTTGCAGATCTCATCAAGCTTATCTGTAAAATTTTCTGGTCCTCCATTTAT CTGGAGATTCCAAAGATTTTGTTTGATCAAAATGTATTCAATGCTTGGatggttctatttttaaatgttttggAGAGGCCTGTTCCATTGGAAGGTCAGCCTGTTGATCCCGATCTTCGGAAATCATGGGGTTGGTGGAAAGTCAAAAAATGGACAATTCACATTCTAAATAGGCTCTACACTCG TTTTGGTGACTTGAAGCTACGAAACCCCGAAAACAAAGCCTTTGCTCAAATGTTTCGAAAGCATTATGCGGGGAAGATTTTGGACTGCCACTTAAATCTGTTGAATGTCATTCGAGTAGGTGGTTATTTACCTGACAGAGTTATCAACCTTCTTCTTCAATATCTAAGCAATAG TGTTTCAAAGAATAGCATGTATACTGTGCTGAAGCCTCGGCTTGATGTTCttctttttgaaatagttttcccTCTCATGTGCTTCAATGATAATGATCAAAAGCTTTGGGACGAAGATCCACATGAATATGTAAGGAAAGGCTATG ATATTATTGAAGACTTGTATAGCCCTAGGACTGCCTCCATGGATTTTGTGAGTGAGTTGGTACGAAAACGTGGGAAAGATAATTTTCACAAGTTTATTCAATTCAtagttgaaatttttaaaag GTATGATGAAGCACCAGTAGAATACAAGTCTTATAGACAGAAAGACGGCGCCCTTCTTGCTATTGGGACACTTTGTGACAAATTGAAACAAACTGAGCCTTATAAATCTGAACTTGAGCGTATGGTAGTGCAGCATGTCTTTCCTGAGTTCGGCAGTCCTGTTGGCCATCTTAGGGCCAAG GCAGCATGGGTTACAGGACAATATGCCAACATTAGCTTCTCAGATCAGAACAATTTCCGGAAGGCATTGCAATGTGTTGTATGTGGAATGCGAGATCCTGAACTTCCTGTCCGCATTGATTCTGTTTTTGCTTTGCGTTCTTTCATTGAAGCTTGCAAAG ATTTAAATGAAATTCGTTCTATGCTCCCTCAACTCCTTGATG AGTTCTTCAAACTTATGAATGAGGTTGAGAATGAAGATCTTGTATTTACTTTGGAGACTATTGTGGACAAGTTTGGGGAAGAAATCGCACCTTATGCACTTGGGCTGTGCCAAAATTtg GCTGCAGCATTTTGGAGGTGTATGAACACTGCTGATGCTGATGATGAAGCTGATGAACCAGGTTCTATGGCCGCAGTCGGTTGCTTGCGAGCAATTAGCACAATACTTGAGTCAGTGAGCAGTCTTCCTCAACTTTTTATTCAAATCGAGCCTACTTTGCTTCCCATAATGCGTACAATGTTAACAACTGATGGTCAAG aggtttttgaagaaattttgGAGATTGTATCATATATGACTTTTTTCTCTCCAACAATATCATTGGACATGTGGAGTCTTTGGCCATTGATGATGGAAGCATTGGCAGATTGGGCAATTGATTTCTTTCCAA ATATTATGGTTCCTTTGGACAATTATATTTCAAGGGGAACTTCCCATTTCATTACTTGCAAAGAACCTGACTATCAACAGAGTTTGTGGAATATGATTTCCTCT ATTATGGCAGATAAAAATATGGAGGACCGTGATATTGAGCCAGCTCCAAAGCTTATTGAAATTGTCTTCCTAAACTGCAGAGGGCTGGTGGACCACTGGGTTGAGCCATATCTCAGAATTACAGTTGAACGCTTGCATCGAACTGGAAAATCATATTTGAAATGTCTTCTCATGCAAGTG ATTGCAGATGGTCTATACTACAATGCCGCACTGACTCTAAGCATATTGCAAAAGTTAGGCGTCGCATCAGAAATCTTCAATCTTTGGTTTCATATGCTGCAAGAAGTCAAGAAGAGTGGTGTGCGTGCTAATTTTAAAAG GGAACATGATAAGAAAGTTTGCTGCCTTGGTTTAACATCGTTGCTGATACTTCCAGCTGATCAATTGCCAGTAGAGGCTTTAGGTCGGGTGTTTCGTGCCACTCTTGATCTTCTGGTTGCATACAAGGATCAAGTTGCAG AAGCTGCAAAAGAGGATAAAGATGATTATAAtgatgacgacgacgacgacGATGATATGGACGGCTTTCTAACTGATGAAGAGGATGAGGATGATAGTGGTTCTGATAGGGAAATGGGAGCTGAGGCTGAAGATGGGGATGAAGCTCACAGTAGTAATCTTAGAACGTTGACTGATCAG GCAAGGTCATTCAGGCCTGACGATGAGGATGATGATGAATCGGATGATGACTTTAGTGATGACGAAGAGTTGCTGTCCCCAATTGATGAAGTGGatccttttgttttctttgtggATACAATGAAAG TGATGCAATCATCAGATCCAATGAGGTTTCAGAATCTGACTCAGACACTTGAGTTCTCTTATCAAGCTCTTGCAAATGGCGTTGCCCAGCATGCTGATCTGAGAAGAGGTGAGATTGAGAAGGAAAAGTTAGAGAAGTCATCAGCTGCCACAGATTCTTAA